In Streptomyces capitiformicae, one genomic interval encodes:
- a CDS encoding ABC transporter permease, giving the protein MKVTNAVLGAAGFAGFLALWEAVPRLGFVQDDFFPPVSRVAAALAAELADDAFWTALGDTLTGWALGLLIAVTAGILAGVVIAVVPYLREATASTIEFLRPIPSVALIPLAVLLFGTELQSVLLLVVYASFWQILIQTLYGVQDVDPVAEETARSYGLGPWARVRHVLWPTALPYVMTGVRLAAAVALILAVTAELVIGAPGLGARIAVAQTSQAVPEMYALVVVTGVLGLLINLGARTVERRALAWHQSVRGEVAV; this is encoded by the coding sequence GTGAAGGTCACCAACGCCGTCCTGGGCGCGGCCGGGTTCGCGGGGTTCCTAGCCCTGTGGGAGGCGGTCCCGCGCCTCGGGTTCGTCCAGGACGACTTCTTCCCGCCGGTCAGCCGGGTCGCCGCCGCGCTCGCCGCCGAACTCGCCGACGACGCGTTCTGGACGGCGCTCGGGGACACGCTCACCGGCTGGGCGCTCGGACTCCTCATCGCCGTGACCGCCGGGATCCTGGCCGGAGTCGTCATCGCGGTCGTGCCGTATCTCCGCGAGGCGACAGCCTCCACGATCGAGTTCCTGCGCCCGATCCCGTCGGTCGCCCTGATCCCGCTCGCGGTACTGCTCTTCGGCACCGAACTGCAGTCGGTGCTTCTGCTGGTGGTCTACGCGTCCTTCTGGCAGATCCTGATCCAGACCCTGTACGGCGTCCAGGACGTCGACCCGGTCGCCGAGGAGACCGCCCGCTCCTACGGGCTCGGCCCCTGGGCCCGGGTACGGCACGTCCTGTGGCCGACCGCCCTGCCGTACGTCATGACCGGCGTTCGGCTGGCCGCCGCCGTGGCCCTCATCCTCGCGGTGACCGCCGAACTCGTCATCGGCGCACCGGGGTTGGGCGCGCGTATCGCGGTGGCGCAGACCTCGCAGGCCGTGCCGGAGATGTACGCGCTGGTGGTGGTCACCGGGGTGCTGGGGCTGCTGATCAACCTGGGCGCGCGGACGGTGGAGCGGCGGGCACTGGCCTGGCACCAGTCGGTGCGCGGGGAGGTGGCGGTGTGA
- a CDS encoding ABC transporter substrate-binding protein produces MRRLPIGLAAGALFLAATGCGSSDSSGSGGVGASGGTTTLKVGVIPILDVAPVYLGQKKGFYAERGLKLELTPAQGGAAIVPGVVSGQFQFGFSNTTSLLVAQSKNVPVKVVANGVASTAEEGADFCGITVKKDSPIKSPEQLEGKKVAVNTLNNICDTSIRESIRKAGGDPSKVEFVEMPFDQMPAALAKGQVDGACTPEPALATVKAAGGRSIASNFYDVDPNLTVAMYFTSQQYAQKNPELVKKFQEATIESLKYADSHPDEVREILTTYTKIPSDLLDKLTLPHFPAEPDRASIERLAELGQQDGLFEKVPDLDKLLP; encoded by the coding sequence ATGCGTCGTCTGCCCATCGGCCTTGCGGCCGGCGCTCTGTTTCTGGCCGCCACGGGCTGCGGTTCGTCCGACTCCTCGGGGTCGGGCGGGGTCGGCGCGTCCGGCGGTACCACCACCCTCAAGGTCGGCGTCATTCCCATCCTGGACGTCGCTCCCGTCTACCTGGGCCAGAAGAAGGGCTTCTACGCCGAGCGGGGCCTCAAGCTGGAGCTGACGCCCGCTCAGGGCGGGGCCGCGATCGTGCCCGGTGTCGTCTCCGGCCAGTTCCAGTTCGGCTTCAGCAACACGACGTCGCTGCTGGTCGCCCAGTCCAAGAATGTGCCCGTCAAGGTCGTGGCGAACGGTGTTGCGTCCACCGCCGAGGAGGGGGCCGACTTCTGCGGCATCACGGTGAAGAAGGACAGTCCCATCAAGTCCCCCGAGCAACTGGAGGGCAAGAAGGTCGCGGTCAACACGCTCAACAACATCTGTGACACCTCGATCAGGGAGTCGATCCGCAAGGCCGGCGGCGACCCGTCGAAGGTCGAGTTCGTCGAGATGCCCTTCGACCAGATGCCCGCCGCGCTCGCCAAGGGCCAGGTCGACGGGGCCTGCACCCCGGAGCCCGCGCTGGCCACCGTCAAGGCCGCCGGCGGCCGGTCCATCGCGTCGAACTTCTACGATGTGGACCCGAACCTCACCGTGGCCATGTACTTCACCTCCCAGCAGTACGCCCAGAAGAACCCGGAGCTGGTGAAGAAGTTCCAGGAGGCGACCATCGAGTCCCTCAAGTACGCCGACAGCCACCCGGACGAGGTACGCGAGATCCTCACCACGTACACGAAGATCCCGAGCGACCTGCTGGACAAGCTGACCCTGCCCCACTTCCCCGCCGAGCCGGACCGGGCCTCCATCGAGAGGCTGGCCGAACTCGGGCAGCAGGACGGACTGTTCGAGAAGGTTCCCGACCTGGACAAGCTGCTGCCGTGA
- a CDS encoding IclR family transcriptional regulator domain-containing protein, which produces MSDRAGFGGAREPHFVRSFERGLAVIRAFDAEHPSLTLSEVARTCELTRAAARRFLLTLVDLGYVHTDGRLFRLTPRVLELGYAYLSSFTLSDLAEPHLERLVAQVGESSSLCVLDGEDIVYVARVPTSRIMSATITVGTRFPAHVTSVGRVILAHLPDDEIDARLARADLKPFTRRTVVSPDQLRAELRRVRRQGYAIVDQELEEGLRSVAAPVRDRDGEVVAAVNIPVHASRNSVESVRRDLLPHLLAAVARIEADLGVAGTATGRMPAVAPGAATGRARAAPPDSGTHR; this is translated from the coding sequence ATGTCAGATCGAGCCGGGTTCGGTGGAGCCCGCGAACCGCATTTCGTCCGGTCCTTCGAGCGGGGCCTCGCGGTGATCCGCGCCTTCGACGCCGAGCACCCCTCGCTGACGCTGAGCGAGGTCGCCCGCACCTGCGAGCTGACCAGGGCGGCCGCCCGCCGCTTCCTGCTCACCCTCGTCGACCTCGGATACGTCCACACCGACGGCCGGCTCTTCCGGCTGACCCCGCGCGTACTCGAACTCGGCTACGCCTACCTGTCGAGCTTCACCCTGTCCGACCTCGCCGAGCCGCATCTGGAGCGGCTGGTCGCGCAGGTGGGGGAGTCGTCGTCGCTGTGCGTCCTCGACGGCGAGGACATCGTGTACGTGGCGAGGGTTCCCACGAGTCGCATCATGAGCGCGACGATCACCGTGGGCACCCGCTTCCCGGCCCACGTCACCTCGGTCGGCCGGGTGATCCTCGCGCATCTGCCGGACGACGAGATCGACGCCCGGCTCGCCCGCGCCGACCTCAAGCCCTTCACCCGCCGCACCGTGGTGTCACCGGACCAGTTGCGGGCCGAACTGCGCCGCGTACGACGGCAGGGGTACGCCATCGTCGACCAGGAACTGGAGGAGGGGCTGAGGTCCGTCGCCGCCCCGGTACGGGACCGGGACGGCGAGGTGGTGGCCGCCGTGAACATCCCCGTGCACGCCAGCCGCAACTCCGTGGAGTCGGTACGCCGTGACCTGCTGCCCCATCTGCTCGCGGCGGTGGCCCGGATCGAGGCGGACCTGGGAGTGGCCGGGACGGCCACGGGCCGGATGCCGGCCGTGGCCCCCGGCGCGGCTACAGGTCGAGCACGAGCCGCGCCCCCCGACAGCGGGACACACAGATGA
- a CDS encoding PDR/VanB family oxidoreductase, whose amino-acid sequence MTVYEAELVVESREFAADGVLALTLRHPLGEELPAWEPGAHIDVLLAPELERQYSLCGDPADRHSWRIGVLREPEGRGGSAYVHAELRQGDKVRVRGPRNNFALESAPRYRFVAGGIGITPILPMLAAAQQSGAEWTLLYGGRSRRSMAFQDELEAYGDKVTVAPQDETGLLDLGSVLDDLAEGTLVYCCGPGPLLDAVEERCPGRALRVERFQPKEQQTGPDSEFEVVLERTGKTVTVPVGVSVLDTVRAAGVEVLYSCTEGTCGTCETDVLDGTPDHRDSVLSDEEREAGETMLICVSRCRGARLVLDL is encoded by the coding sequence ATGACCGTGTACGAAGCCGAACTCGTCGTCGAGAGCAGGGAGTTCGCCGCCGACGGCGTGCTCGCCCTCACCCTCCGCCACCCGCTGGGCGAGGAACTCCCGGCCTGGGAACCGGGCGCGCACATCGATGTGCTGCTGGCGCCCGAGCTGGAGCGGCAGTACTCCCTGTGCGGCGACCCCGCGGACCGGCACAGCTGGCGGATCGGGGTCCTGCGGGAGCCCGAGGGGCGTGGCGGATCGGCCTATGTGCACGCCGAGTTGCGGCAGGGCGACAAGGTCCGGGTTCGTGGGCCGCGCAACAACTTCGCCCTGGAGTCGGCGCCCCGCTACCGGTTCGTGGCCGGCGGCATCGGAATCACTCCCATTCTGCCGATGCTGGCCGCCGCACAGCAGTCGGGCGCGGAGTGGACTCTGCTCTACGGCGGGCGCAGCCGTCGATCCATGGCGTTTCAGGACGAGTTGGAGGCATACGGGGACAAGGTCACAGTCGCTCCACAGGACGAGACCGGGCTGCTCGATCTGGGCTCGGTGCTCGACGACCTCGCCGAGGGGACCCTCGTGTACTGCTGCGGTCCGGGTCCCCTGCTCGACGCGGTCGAGGAGCGGTGCCCGGGACGGGCACTGCGGGTGGAGCGGTTCCAGCCCAAGGAGCAACAGACCGGCCCGGACAGCGAGTTCGAGGTCGTACTGGAGCGCACCGGCAAGACCGTGACCGTTCCCGTCGGTGTCTCCGTGCTCGACACGGTGCGGGCCGCCGGGGTCGAGGTGCTCTACTCCTGTACCGAGGGCACCTGCGGGACGTGTGAGACGGACGTCCTCGACGGCACCCCCGACCACCGGGACTCGGTGCTGAGCGACGAGGAGCGCGAGGCCGGGGAGACCATGCTCATCTGTGTGTCCCGCTGTCGGGGGGCGCGGCTCGTGCTCGACCTGTAG
- a CDS encoding aromatic ring-hydroxylating dioxygenase subunit alpha codes for MPHMTAFARNQWYVAAYAHEVGRELLGRTILGEPLVFYRTEEEGTPVALHDRCVHRRYPLSKSGLDGDRIVCGYHGFTYDTTGACVYVPGQKRIPRTARVASYPVVEQDSLIWVWIGDPALADPQTIPRAKHLDSPGWLTVRGMEPIDADYGLLVDNLLDLSHETYLHGGYIGTPEVAETPITTEVDEGAGIVRVSRHMDDAECPPFYAKSTGITGRITRWQDIEYHVPCLYLLHSRIAPVGVLPEADGSDPNGFHTEITYAITPSSDGKVYDFWMVSRDWATDNDEVTEFLKGNNHTVVMQDVDALNLLQETLGTERTGYQELSINIDTGGLAARRILARLIEEGDKPVEKVL; via the coding sequence ATGCCTCACATGACCGCCTTCGCCAGGAACCAGTGGTACGTCGCCGCCTATGCCCATGAGGTCGGGCGGGAGCTGCTCGGCCGGACGATTCTGGGTGAGCCGCTCGTCTTCTACCGGACGGAGGAGGAGGGGACGCCCGTCGCGCTGCACGACCGGTGTGTGCACCGCCGGTACCCGCTGTCGAAGAGCGGGCTGGACGGGGACCGGATCGTGTGCGGGTACCACGGCTTCACGTACGACACGACGGGCGCGTGTGTGTATGTGCCGGGGCAGAAGCGGATTCCGCGGACGGCGCGGGTCGCCTCGTACCCGGTGGTCGAGCAGGACTCGCTGATCTGGGTGTGGATCGGCGACCCGGCGCTCGCCGACCCGCAGACGATCCCGCGTGCCAAGCACCTGGACTCCCCCGGCTGGCTCACCGTGCGCGGTATGGAGCCGATCGACGCCGACTACGGGCTCCTCGTCGACAACCTCCTCGACCTGTCGCACGAGACCTATCTGCACGGCGGGTACATCGGCACCCCCGAGGTCGCCGAGACGCCGATCACGACGGAGGTCGACGAGGGGGCCGGGATCGTGCGGGTCAGCCGGCACATGGACGACGCCGAGTGCCCGCCCTTCTACGCCAAGTCCACCGGCATCACGGGCCGGATCACCCGCTGGCAGGACATCGAGTACCACGTGCCCTGCCTGTACCTGCTGCACAGCCGGATCGCGCCGGTCGGCGTGCTGCCCGAAGCCGACGGCAGCGACCCGAACGGCTTCCACACCGAGATCACGTACGCGATCACCCCGTCCTCGGACGGCAAGGTGTACGACTTCTGGATGGTCTCGCGCGACTGGGCGACCGACAACGACGAGGTCACCGAGTTCCTCAAGGGCAACAACCACACGGTCGTCATGCAGGACGTCGACGCGCTCAACCTCCTCCAGGAGACGCTCGGCACCGAGCGCACCGGCTACCAGGAGCTGAGCATCAACATCGACACCGGTGGTCTCGCCGCCCGCCGTATCCTTGCCCGACTGATCGAGGAGGGCGACAAGCCCGTGGAGAAGGTCCTGTGA